Proteins from a single region of Fundidesulfovibrio putealis DSM 16056:
- a CDS encoding tRNA-specific 2-thiouridylase codes for MTVAVAVSGGMDSLLALALVREAGHDALALHAHFLPPDDRQLRLVRALDDLCRSHGVPFAAVDLSGEFRRLVIEPFMDAYAAGLTPNPCAACNRDMKFGLLADEAVRLGAGRIATGHYARQDERGGLLRGADPAKDQSYFLTLTPPEKLRRALFPLGEWRKADVPAALASRGLAPPLPSESQEVCFVPGDDYRAFLQDQGARVPGPGPVRLPDGREIGRHQGLWRHTIGQRKGLGIPWSEPLYVLDKIASENALIAGPKSGLDAHDCHVREVNLLVPFEEWPDAPLAQTCYRQRPAPVRASLARDGLLSLRFDNPIPKPTPGQVAAVFDGSGRALAGGVIL; via the coding sequence ATGACCGTAGCCGTCGCCGTATCCGGCGGCATGGACAGCCTCCTGGCCCTGGCGCTCGTACGCGAGGCCGGTCACGACGCGCTGGCCCTGCATGCCCACTTCCTGCCCCCTGACGACCGCCAGCTCCGCCTCGTGCGGGCGCTGGACGATCTGTGCCGCTCTCACGGCGTGCCCTTTGCCGCCGTGGACCTCTCCGGCGAGTTCAGGCGTTTGGTGATTGAGCCCTTCATGGACGCCTACGCCGCAGGGCTCACCCCCAACCCCTGCGCCGCCTGCAACCGGGACATGAAGTTCGGCCTGCTGGCGGACGAGGCCGTGCGCCTGGGCGCTGGGCGCATCGCCACCGGTCATTACGCCCGCCAGGATGAGCGCGGGGGCCTCCTGCGCGGAGCCGACCCCGCCAAGGACCAGAGCTATTTCCTGACGCTTACGCCCCCGGAAAAACTCCGGCGCGCCCTGTTCCCGCTGGGGGAATGGCGCAAGGCCGACGTCCCGGCGGCCCTGGCCTCGCGCGGACTTGCCCCGCCGCTGCCCTCGGAGAGCCAGGAGGTCTGCTTCGTCCCAGGTGACGACTACCGGGCCTTCCTGCAGGACCAGGGCGCACGCGTCCCCGGTCCCGGCCCGGTGCGCCTGCCGGACGGGCGCGAGATTGGCCGCCATCAGGGGCTGTGGCGGCACACCATCGGACAGCGCAAGGGCCTGGGCATCCCCTGGAGCGAGCCGCTGTACGTGCTGGACAAGATCGCCAGCGAGAACGCGCTGATCGCGGGTCCGAAGTCCGGCCTTGATGCCCATGACTGCCATGTTCGCGAGGTGAACCTGCTGGTCCCCTTCGAGGAGTGGCCAGATGCGCCGCTGGCCCAGACCTGCTACCGCCAGCGCCCCGCTCCGGTGCGGGCGTCGCTGGCGCGCGACGGCCTCTTGTCCCTGCGCTTCGACAATCCCATCCCAAAGCCCACGCCCGGACAGGTGGCGGCGGTGTTCGACGGTTCCGGGCGCGCCCTGGCGGGCGGGGTCATCCTGTAG
- the ppsA gene encoding phosphoenolpyruvate synthase: MDRNTALILWFEDITIDDVPLVGGKNASLGEMVRELGPKGVRVPGGFAVTATAYRLLLDHNDAARKIRSILNDLNTHDMENLAQRGRKVRALVRSLAFPDELRRAIEQAYAELEKRYGASCDVAVRSSATAEDLPDASFAGQQETYLNIHGVEELMEACQRCFASLFTNRAISYRVDKGFDHFAIALSIAVQKMVRSDLASSGVMFSIDTESGFKDAVYITGAWGLGENVVQGAVSPDEYYVFKPTLRLGFRPVIMRKTGEKAIKMVYTDDAKSPTKNVDVPLSDRRRLVVTDNEVLELARMAMVIEDHYSARAGHLKPMDIEWAKDGVTDELFIVQARPETVHSQKDVNVLRKYVLGQTGEVLAVGKAVGEMIGRGGAHIIKEAANIKQFKRGEVLVTDMTDPDWEPIMKIASAIVTNRGGRTCHAAIVSRELGIPCVVGTGHGTERIAEGQEITVDCSQGADGRVYRGLLDFTVEELNLSDIPRPKTKITMNLAAPDQAFEKSFIPNDGVGLAREEFIINSAIRIHPLALLHFDALTDQAAKQTIADMTFTYKDKAQYFVDKLAEGVGMLAAAFYPKPVIVRLSDFKTNEYANLIGGAQFEPREENPMIGWRGASRYYSDAYKEAFALECRAIRKIRDEMGLVNLEVMIPFPRTVEEARRVVDTMAGYGLRQDENGLRVIGMCEIPSNVIMAEEFLEVFDGFSIGTNDLTQLILGVDRDSELVAHVYDERNPAVKKMVKQVIEVCNAKGKYIGICGQAPSDYPEFAEFIVECGIQSMSLNPDTVIKTTLAVAALEKRLGR; the protein is encoded by the coding sequence ATGGACCGCAACACCGCACTCATCCTCTGGTTCGAAGATATCACCATAGACGACGTGCCCCTGGTGGGCGGTAAGAACGCCTCCCTGGGCGAGATGGTCCGCGAACTCGGCCCCAAGGGCGTGCGCGTGCCGGGCGGTTTCGCCGTGACCGCCACGGCCTACCGGCTCCTGCTGGACCACAACGACGCCGCGCGCAAGATCCGCAGCATCCTGAACGACCTGAACACCCACGACATGGAAAATCTGGCCCAGCGCGGCCGCAAGGTGCGCGCCCTGGTGCGCTCGCTGGCTTTCCCGGACGAGTTGCGCCGGGCCATCGAGCAGGCCTACGCCGAGCTTGAAAAGCGCTACGGCGCAAGCTGCGACGTGGCCGTGCGTTCCTCGGCCACCGCCGAGGACCTGCCAGACGCCTCCTTCGCGGGGCAGCAGGAGACCTACCTGAACATCCACGGCGTGGAAGAACTGATGGAGGCCTGCCAGCGCTGCTTCGCCTCGCTTTTCACCAACCGCGCCATCTCCTACCGGGTGGACAAAGGCTTCGACCACTTCGCCATCGCCCTGTCCATCGCGGTGCAGAAGATGGTGCGCTCGGACCTGGCCTCGTCTGGCGTCATGTTCTCCATCGACACGGAGTCCGGCTTCAAGGACGCGGTGTACATAACCGGCGCGTGGGGCCTGGGCGAGAACGTGGTGCAGGGCGCTGTCAGCCCCGACGAGTACTACGTGTTCAAGCCCACGCTGCGCCTGGGATTCAGGCCAGTGATCATGCGAAAGACCGGCGAGAAGGCCATCAAGATGGTCTACACGGATGACGCCAAGTCCCCCACCAAGAACGTGGACGTGCCCCTGTCCGACCGGCGCAGGCTGGTGGTCACGGACAACGAGGTGCTCGAGCTGGCCCGCATGGCCATGGTCATCGAGGACCACTACTCCGCCAGGGCAGGACACTTAAAGCCCATGGACATCGAGTGGGCCAAGGACGGCGTCACGGACGAGCTGTTCATCGTGCAGGCACGGCCAGAGACGGTTCACTCCCAGAAGGACGTGAACGTGCTGCGCAAGTACGTACTCGGCCAGACGGGCGAGGTGCTGGCCGTGGGCAAGGCCGTGGGCGAGATGATCGGCAGGGGCGGCGCGCACATCATAAAAGAGGCCGCCAACATCAAGCAGTTCAAGCGTGGCGAGGTGCTGGTCACGGACATGACCGACCCGGACTGGGAACCCATCATGAAGATCGCCTCGGCCATCGTCACCAACCGGGGCGGGCGCACCTGCCACGCGGCCATCGTCTCGCGCGAGCTTGGCATCCCCTGCGTGGTGGGCACCGGCCACGGCACCGAGCGGATCGCCGAGGGGCAGGAAATAACCGTGGACTGCTCCCAGGGCGCGGATGGGCGCGTATACCGGGGGCTCCTGGACTTCACCGTGGAGGAGTTGAACCTCTCGGACATCCCGCGCCCCAAGACCAAGATCACCATGAACCTGGCCGCACCGGACCAGGCCTTCGAGAAGAGCTTCATACCAAACGACGGCGTGGGGCTCGCGCGCGAGGAATTCATCATAAACTCCGCCATCCGCATCCACCCGCTGGCGCTGCTGCACTTTGACGCGCTCACAGACCAGGCGGCCAAACAGACCATCGCGGACATGACCTTCACCTACAAGGACAAGGCCCAGTACTTCGTAGACAAGCTGGCCGAGGGCGTGGGCATGCTGGCCGCCGCCTTCTATCCCAAGCCGGTGATCGTGCGTCTGTCGGATTTCAAGACCAACGAGTACGCCAACCTGATCGGCGGCGCGCAGTTCGAGCCGCGCGAGGAGAACCCCATGATCGGCTGGCGCGGGGCCAGCCGCTACTACTCGGACGCCTACAAGGAGGCCTTCGCCCTGGAGTGCCGGGCCATCCGGAAAATCCGCGACGAGATGGGGCTTGTGAACCTGGAGGTGATGATCCCTTTCCCGCGCACCGTGGAGGAGGCCCGCAGGGTGGTGGACACCATGGCCGGATACGGCCTGAGGCAGGACGAGAACGGCCTGAGGGTGATCGGCATGTGCGAGATTCCCTCCAACGTCATCATGGCCGAGGAGTTCCTGGAGGTGTTCGACGGCTTCTCCATCGGCACCAACGACCTGACACAGCTGATCCTGGGCGTTGACCGCGACTCGGAGCTGGTGGCCCATGTGTATGACGAGCGAAACCCCGCAGTGAAGAAGATGGTCAAACAGGTGATCGAGGTGTGCAACGCCAAGGGCAAGTACATCGGCATCTGCGGGCAGGCCCCGTCGGACTACCCGGAGTTCGCGGAGTTCATCGTGGAGTGCGGCATCCAGAGCATGTCGCTCAATCCGGACACGGTGATCAAGACCACCCTGGCCGTGGCGGCGCTGGAGAAACGGCTGGGGAGGTAG
- a CDS encoding substrate-binding periplasmic protein produces MLLRIITLAFAAILLQASSGWTQPLRILFDQANPPFMYAADNKAVGIYPAIIAEAFTRMGQPVTLEALPWKRALISMDDGHAGVAGIYKTEERLHKYDYSDSLFEETLLVVTRAGSGLKYEGIESLRGKMLGISRGWTYGDEFEAARKAGVFQVEEADGDGQNLEKLRAQRIDVILCVREAAFSAMAGTGSRDKFTIQEKPFSVTPAFLAFSRQEHMKQTLAEFNAALRSMREDGTWDNIVTSILGK; encoded by the coding sequence ATGCTGCTGCGCATCATCACCCTGGCCTTTGCGGCCATTCTTCTCCAGGCGTCCTCTGGCTGGACGCAACCTCTGCGCATCCTGTTCGATCAGGCCAACCCTCCGTTCATGTACGCCGCCGACAACAAGGCTGTGGGCATCTACCCCGCGATCATCGCGGAGGCCTTCACGCGCATGGGCCAGCCAGTGACCCTGGAAGCCCTTCCCTGGAAGCGGGCGCTCATCTCCATGGATGACGGACATGCAGGAGTGGCGGGAATCTACAAAACCGAGGAGCGGCTGCACAAATACGACTACAGCGACTCCCTCTTCGAGGAAACGCTCCTGGTGGTGACCCGCGCAGGCAGCGGCCTGAAGTACGAGGGGATCGAATCCCTGCGCGGGAAGATGCTGGGCATCAGCAGAGGCTGGACCTACGGCGACGAATTCGAGGCTGCGCGCAAGGCGGGCGTGTTCCAGGTGGAGGAAGCCGACGGCGACGGCCAGAACCTGGAAAAGCTGCGCGCCCAGCGCATCGACGTGATCCTATGCGTGCGCGAGGCGGCATTTTCCGCCATGGCCGGAACAGGGTCCCGCGACAAGTTCACCATCCAGGAGAAGCCCTTCAGCGTCACCCCGGCGTTCCTCGCGTTTTCCAGACAGGAGCATATGAAACAAACATTGGCGGAGTTCAACGCTGCGCTGCGCTCCATGCGCGAAGACGGCACCTGGGACAACATCGTCACCAGCATATTGGGGAAGTGA
- the cydB gene encoding cytochrome d ubiquinol oxidase subunit II: protein MELGTIWFLLWGVLWAVYFVLDGFDLGVGMLSPVIAKNDVEKRILMNSVGPFWDGNEVWLITAGGVTFAAFPGTYAVLFSAMYSALMLLLFALIFRGISFEFRSKMETPGMRKLWDNIHFVGSFLPALLLGVAFANIFKGIPIDKDGVYQGTLFTLLNPYGLCGGVLFVCAFIMHGALYLCCKTEGVLRERAMRVAEKIWPALLLIAVLFLVFSAVATQLFQNYLDNPLLMLILALPVGGLLMQRVYIGQHRFAAAWTASAVTIAGVALFGVVGLFPKLLPSSLNPAWSMTIANSSSSPLTLKIMLVVALTFVPIVILYQAWVYKTFNHKVNEKSVEYDEAY, encoded by the coding sequence ATGGAACTCGGAACCATCTGGTTTCTCTTATGGGGCGTGTTGTGGGCCGTCTACTTCGTGCTGGACGGCTTCGATCTGGGCGTGGGCATGCTTTCGCCGGTCATCGCCAAGAACGACGTTGAAAAACGCATCCTCATGAACTCCGTCGGCCCCTTCTGGGACGGCAACGAGGTCTGGCTCATCACTGCCGGCGGCGTGACCTTCGCGGCCTTCCCCGGAACCTACGCAGTGCTGTTCTCGGCCATGTACTCGGCGCTGATGCTCCTTCTGTTCGCGCTCATCTTCCGGGGCATCTCCTTCGAGTTCCGCTCCAAGATGGAGACGCCCGGCATGCGCAAGCTCTGGGACAACATCCACTTCGTGGGCAGCTTCCTCCCGGCGCTGCTCCTGGGCGTGGCCTTCGCCAACATCTTCAAGGGCATCCCCATCGACAAGGACGGCGTCTACCAGGGCACCCTGTTCACTCTGCTGAACCCCTACGGCCTGTGCGGCGGCGTGCTGTTCGTGTGCGCCTTCATCATGCACGGGGCGCTGTACCTGTGCTGCAAGACCGAAGGCGTCCTGCGCGAGCGGGCCATGCGCGTGGCCGAGAAGATCTGGCCCGCGCTGCTCCTGATCGCCGTGTTGTTCCTGGTGTTCTCTGCGGTCGCCACGCAGCTCTTCCAGAACTACCTGGACAACCCCCTCTTGATGCTCATCCTGGCCCTGCCCGTGGGCGGCCTGCTGATGCAGCGCGTGTACATCGGGCAGCACCGCTTCGCCGCAGCCTGGACCGCCAGCGCCGTGACCATCGCGGGCGTTGCGCTGTTCGGCGTGGTGGGGCTGTTCCCGAAACTCTTGCCCTCCAGCCTGAACCCGGCCTGGTCCATGACCATCGCCAACAGCTCGTCCTCGCCGCTGACGCTGAAGATCATGCTGGTGGTGGCGCTTACCTTCGTGCCCATCGTCATCTTGTATCAGGCGTGGGTGTACAAGACCTTCAACCACAAGGTGAATGAGAAGAGCGTGGAGTACGACGAAGCGTACTAA
- a CDS encoding cytochrome ubiquinol oxidase subunit I, whose product MDTLMLSRLQFAAATFFHFIFVPLTLGLSIIVALMETKYVRTGDEMYKKMAKYWGKLFLINFAIGIVTGITLEFQFGTNWSRYSAYVGDIFGPLLAIEASVAFFLESTMIGVWVFGWDKLSKRMHATAICLAAFAANLSALWIIIANGFMQNPLGYVMRNGRAELDDFVALITNPFAWSQYIHTLSAAFLLSGFFVMAVSSWHLLRKNEVTFFTSSFKYGAVMSLIFSVVLVAHGHLHGNEVAQIQPAKLAAMEAHWHTQKNAPMYLLTIPDAANEKNSVEAFGIPGLLSMLAFNDPNAEVKGLLDFKPEDRPPVGITFWSFRIMVILGTLFPLLAFFGWWKSNKLTEYPAYLRAMIWALPLPYIAIQAGWAVAEVGRQPWIVHGLMRTKDAVSPVDPSQVAISLAAFIIVYAFLGIVDIYLLVKYAKQGPVH is encoded by the coding sequence ATGGACACCTTGATGCTTTCCCGTTTGCAGTTTGCCGCCGCCACCTTCTTCCATTTCATCTTCGTTCCGCTGACGCTGGGACTCTCCATCATCGTTGCGCTCATGGAGACAAAATACGTCCGCACCGGCGATGAAATGTACAAGAAGATGGCCAAGTACTGGGGCAAACTCTTTCTCATCAACTTCGCAATAGGCATCGTCACCGGCATAACCCTCGAATTCCAGTTCGGCACCAACTGGTCGCGCTATTCGGCCTACGTGGGCGACATCTTCGGCCCCCTGCTGGCCATCGAGGCATCCGTGGCGTTCTTCCTGGAATCCACCATGATCGGCGTGTGGGTGTTCGGCTGGGACAAGCTCTCCAAACGCATGCACGCCACAGCCATCTGTCTGGCGGCCTTCGCGGCCAACCTCTCGGCCCTGTGGATCATCATCGCCAACGGCTTCATGCAGAACCCGCTGGGCTACGTGATGCGAAACGGACGCGCCGAGCTCGACGACTTCGTGGCGCTGATCACCAACCCCTTCGCCTGGAGCCAGTACATCCACACGCTGTCGGCGGCGTTTTTGCTGTCGGGCTTCTTCGTGATGGCGGTGTCCTCCTGGCACCTGCTGCGCAAGAACGAAGTGACGTTCTTCACCAGCTCCTTCAAGTACGGGGCGGTGATGTCGCTGATCTTCTCAGTGGTGCTGGTCGCGCATGGCCACCTGCACGGCAACGAGGTCGCCCAGATCCAGCCCGCCAAGCTCGCGGCCATGGAAGCGCACTGGCACACCCAGAAAAACGCCCCCATGTACCTGCTGACCATCCCCGACGCGGCCAACGAGAAGAACTCGGTGGAAGCCTTCGGCATCCCGGGCCTCTTGTCCATGCTGGCCTTCAACGACCCCAACGCCGAGGTGAAAGGACTTCTGGACTTCAAGCCCGAAGACCGTCCCCCCGTGGGCATCACCTTCTGGAGCTTCCGCATCATGGTGATCCTGGGGACGCTGTTCCCGCTCCTGGCGTTCTTCGGCTGGTGGAAATCCAACAAGCTGACCGAATACCCCGCCTATCTGCGCGCCATGATCTGGGCCTTGCCGCTGCCCTACATCGCCATCCAGGCGGGCTGGGCCGTGGCCGAGGTGGGACGTCAGCCCTGGATCGTCCACGGGCTCATGCGGACCAAGGACGCGGTCTCCCCGGTGGACCCCTCCCAGGTGGCCATCTCGCTGGCGGCGTTCATCATCGTGTACGCCTTCCTGGGCATCGTCGACATCTACCTCTTGGTGAAGTACGCCAAGCAGGGCCCGGTCCACTAA
- a CDS encoding RrF2 family transcriptional regulator, with the protein MKLTRAAEYAIRCVLYLAKRPPGQLASRREVSEAMDIPMAFLGKIVQGLAKAGVLVVRQGARGGYELALPPGDISLLMVVEAIDGEILVNECLSRPQECGRSRFCAVHRVWDKARTQFRDTLRSASFSDLAASDDCPGSDVHAKRNVPVARLP; encoded by the coding sequence ATGAAACTGACCCGTGCCGCCGAATACGCCATCCGCTGCGTGCTCTACCTGGCCAAACGCCCCCCGGGGCAACTGGCCAGCCGCCGCGAGGTGTCCGAGGCCATGGACATCCCCATGGCCTTCCTGGGCAAGATCGTCCAGGGCCTGGCCAAGGCGGGCGTCCTGGTGGTGCGCCAGGGAGCGCGCGGCGGTTATGAATTGGCGCTTCCCCCGGGCGATATTTCTCTGCTAATGGTCGTGGAAGCCATCGACGGAGAAATACTGGTGAATGAGTGTCTTTCCAGGCCCCAGGAATGCGGACGCAGCCGTTTCTGCGCCGTGCACCGCGTCTGGGACAAGGCCAGGACGCAGTTTCGGGACACGCTGCGTTCGGCGAGCTTTTCGGATCTGGCGGCCAGCGACGACTGCCCCGGCTCCGACGTGCACGCCAAACGCAACGTCCCCGTGGCCAGACTCCCCTGA
- a CDS encoding acyltransferase family protein encodes MTYTLIQALRGLLCVGVVFMHIKIYLARSGDPSLFDFMPNIFGGIPCGFFAISGYFMAFLVDRCAPNFLVQRLLRVYPTYFLVVAISFVLRAFTSMPLDFDNLPAVLSLLPFGMGKSYKLGIEWTLVYEIWYYFICAFFCRPKWNRHFPAFLLAWLFAVILSDISGFTPPKPLPNVASIWLSIWNYSFILGALTFYYIQRRNEPATQAWAAQVALATTCVISVLYSQAYAVLYTLGVISCLLIDWLIRLESRVRSPRLLAQLGDYSYALYLVHSNIIILVLDRWTAITGQPPGLIAGLIALVLCMGAFWYLGQVDVSLHKLLKTWVNRALAEGLAMTLRRHMPWLQAVAPLDKNKP; translated from the coding sequence ATGACTTATACTCTGATCCAAGCCCTTCGAGGCCTGCTATGCGTGGGCGTCGTGTTCATGCATATCAAGATATATCTCGCACGCTCGGGCGATCCGTCCCTTTTTGACTTCATGCCGAACATCTTCGGCGGCATCCCCTGCGGTTTTTTCGCAATATCCGGTTATTTCATGGCCTTCCTGGTGGACCGCTGCGCTCCCAACTTCCTGGTGCAACGCCTGCTGCGCGTCTATCCCACCTACTTCCTGGTGGTGGCCATATCGTTTGTGTTGCGTGCCTTCACCAGCATGCCGCTTGATTTCGACAACCTCCCCGCCGTTCTTTCCCTGCTGCCCTTCGGCATGGGCAAGAGCTACAAGCTGGGCATAGAATGGACCCTGGTCTACGAGATCTGGTACTATTTCATCTGCGCCTTCTTCTGCCGCCCGAAATGGAACCGGCACTTCCCGGCGTTCCTGCTGGCATGGCTGTTCGCGGTGATCCTCTCGGACATCTCCGGCTTCACGCCGCCCAAGCCGCTGCCGAACGTCGCCTCCATCTGGCTCTCCATCTGGAACTACTCCTTCATCCTGGGCGCGCTGACATTCTATTACATCCAGCGCAGAAACGAACCCGCGACGCAGGCCTGGGCCGCCCAGGTGGCCCTGGCGACCACCTGCGTCATCTCGGTGCTGTACTCGCAGGCCTACGCCGTGCTGTACACCCTGGGCGTGATTTCCTGCCTGCTCATCGACTGGCTCATCCGCCTGGAGAGCCGGGTGCGCTCCCCCAGACTGCTGGCGCAACTGGGCGACTACTCCTACGCGCTCTACCTTGTGCACTCCAACATCATCATCCTGGTACTGGACCGCTGGACAGCCATTACCGGCCAGCCTCCCGGACTCATCGCCGGGCTCATCGCCCTGGTTTTGTGCATGGGGGCCTTCTGGTACCTGGGACAGGTGGACGTCTCACTGCACAAGCTCCTGAAAACCTGGGTGAACCGCGCCCTGGCCGAGGGCCTGGCCATGACCCTGCGCAGGCACATGCCCTGGCTTCAGGCTGTGGCCCCGCTGGACAAGAACAAGCCCTAG
- a CDS encoding FprA family A-type flavoprotein yields the protein MTAAEIKKDIYWIGAVDWDRRNFHGYSLSPQGTTYNAFLIKDQKNTVIDTVEDRFAGKLLCNIAHVMPPSEVDYIVVNHVEPDHSGALPELVKACKPEKIFCSVMGEKALKEYYDISGWPLQVVKTGDSVSIGSRTLRFVETRMLHWPDSMMTYVEEDKLLISSDAFGQNYATSARFADEVDQGELARQLSRYYANIVLPFSSVTLKLLDEFGKLGWPVDMIAPDHGLIWRGEGVARVLDDYRRFALQKPVNRAVVFYDTMWRSTERMAHAIAEGLVEAGTPVRVMSLKSDHHSDVMAEVFEAGAVVVGSATHNNGVLPLVSAMLTYMKGLKPLNKVAAAFGSYGWSGESLKLVNEALAAMHFDMVEGVRAKNRPTHDQLKACVEMGRNVAKTLQAKIAAS from the coding sequence ATGACTGCCGCCGAGATCAAAAAAGACATATACTGGATTGGCGCCGTGGACTGGGACCGCCGCAACTTCCACGGCTACTCCCTGTCCCCCCAGGGCACCACATACAACGCGTTTCTCATCAAGGACCAGAAGAACACCGTCATCGACACGGTTGAAGACCGTTTCGCCGGGAAACTTCTGTGCAACATCGCCCACGTGATGCCGCCCTCCGAGGTGGACTACATCGTGGTCAACCACGTGGAGCCCGACCACTCCGGCGCGCTGCCCGAGCTGGTGAAAGCCTGCAAGCCCGAGAAGATCTTCTGCTCTGTCATGGGCGAAAAGGCCCTCAAGGAATACTACGACATTTCGGGCTGGCCGCTCCAGGTGGTCAAGACCGGCGACAGCGTCTCCATCGGCAGCCGCACCCTGCGCTTCGTCGAAACCCGCATGCTGCACTGGCCCGACTCCATGATGACCTACGTGGAGGAAGACAAGCTCCTTATCTCCTCCGACGCCTTCGGCCAGAACTACGCCACCTCCGCGCGCTTCGCCGACGAGGTGGACCAGGGCGAACTGGCCAGGCAGCTGTCGCGCTACTACGCCAACATCGTGCTGCCCTTCTCCTCCGTGACGCTGAAGCTCCTGGACGAATTCGGCAAGCTGGGCTGGCCCGTGGACATGATCGCCCCGGACCACGGCCTGATCTGGCGCGGCGAGGGCGTGGCCCGCGTGCTGGACGACTACCGCCGCTTCGCCCTGCAAAAGCCCGTCAACCGTGCCGTGGTGTTCTACGACACCATGTGGCGCTCCACCGAGAGGATGGCCCACGCCATCGCCGAAGGGCTGGTCGAGGCCGGAACCCCCGTGCGGGTGATGTCGCTCAAGTCCGACCACCACTCCGACGTGATGGCCGAGGTGTTCGAGGCCGGGGCGGTCGTGGTGGGCTCCGCCACCCACAACAACGGCGTGCTGCCCCTGGTCTCAGCCATGCTGACCTACATGAAGGGCCTGAAGCCCCTGAACAAGGTCGCTGCGGCGTTTGGCTCCTATGGCTGGAGCGGCGAGTCCCTCAAACTGGTAAACGAAGCCCTGGCCGCCATGCACTTCGACATGGTGGAAGGCGTGCGCGCCAAGAACAGGCCCACCCACGACCAGCTCAAGGCCTGCGTGGAGATGGGCCGCAACGTGGCCAAGACTCTCCAGGCCAAGATCGCAGCCTCCTGA
- the rd gene encoding rubredoxin: MDKYVCNVCGYVYDPAEGDPENGVSPGTSWDKVPDDWACPVCGAPKSEFVKE; encoded by the coding sequence ATGGATAAGTACGTCTGCAACGTCTGTGGATATGTGTACGATCCCGCCGAGGGCGACCCCGAAAACGGCGTCTCCCCCGGCACCAGCTGGGATAAAGTGCCCGACGACTGGGCCTGTCCCGTCTGCGGAGCACCCAAAAGCGAATTCGTCAAGGAATAA